One part of the Glycine soja cultivar W05 chromosome 11, ASM419377v2, whole genome shotgun sequence genome encodes these proteins:
- the LOC114375220 gene encoding zinc finger protein ZAT12-like: protein MKRGREEGELDMANCLMLLTKVGESETNYPISKGRDDGDFKCKTCNRRFSSFQALGGHRASHKKPKLMVTDLSWHHELPNNPTMKQPRMHPCPICGLEFAIGQALGGHMRKHRSAINDGLLCGKPSSLSILKNSSKDAHERLNLRLDLNLTPMEEDDLKLNLRTPVLNCFI, encoded by the coding sequence ATGAAGAGAGGCAGAGAAGAGGGTGAGTTAGACATGGCTAATTGCTTGATGCTATTGACCAAAGTTGGTGAGAGTGAAACCAATTATCCAATATCAAAGGGTAGAGATGATGGTGATTTCAAGTGCAAGACTTGCAATAGAAGGTTCTCTTCTTTTCAAGCCCTTGGCGGCCACAGAGCAAGTCACAAAAAACCAAAGCTTATGGTCACAGATCTTTCGTGGCATCACGAGTTACCGAATAACCCAACCATGAAACAACCTAGGATGCACCCGTGTCCGATTTGTGGGCTTGAGTTTGCCATTGGACAAGCCTTGGGAGGGCACATGAGAAAGCATAGAAGTGCTATTAATGATGGCTTGTTGTGTGGTAAACCTTCTTCGTTGTCCATCTTGAAGAATTCATCAAAAGATGCTCATGAAAGGTTGAATTTGCGTTTGGACTTGAACTTGACGCCAATGGAGGAGGATGATCTGAAGCTCAACTTAAGGACGCCCGTCCTcaattgtttcatttga